Proteins encoded in a region of the Sugiyamaella lignohabitans strain CBS 10342 chromosome B, complete sequence genome:
- the BEM2 gene encoding Bem2p (Rho GTPase activating protein (RhoGAP); involved in the control of cytoskeleton organization and cellular morphogenesis; required for bud emergence; potential GAP for Rho4p; GO_component: GO:0005938 - cell cortex [Evidence IDA] [PMID 17914457]; GO_component: GO:0005934 - cellular bud tip [Evidence IDA] [PMID 17914457]; GO_component: GO:0005737 - cytoplasm [Evidence IDA] [PMID 17914457]; GO_component: GO:0000131 - incipient cellular bud site [Evidence IDA] [PMID 17914457]; GO_component: GO:0005622 - intracellular [Evidence IEA]; GO_component: GO:0043332 - mating projection tip [Evidence IDA] [PMID 17914457]; GO_component: GO:0005739 - mitochondrion [Evidence IDA] [PMID 14576278]; GO_component: GO:0005739 - mitochondrion [Evidence IDA] [PMID 16823961]; GO_component: GO:0005886 - plasma membrane [Evidence IDA] [PMID 17914457]; GO_component: GO:0005628 - prospore membrane [Evidence IDA] [PMID 24390141]; GO_function: GO:0005096 - GTPase activator activity [Evidence IEA]; GO_function: GO:0005100 - Rho GTPase activator activity [Evidence IDA] [PMID 7962098]; GO_function: GO:0005085 - guanyl-nucleotide exchange factor activity [Evidence IEA]; GO_function: GO:0003729 - mRNA binding [Evidence IDA] [PMID 23222640]; GO_process: GO:0030036 - actin cytoskeleton organization [Evidence IGI] [PMID 7579704]; GO_process: GO:0030010 - establishment of cell polarity [Evidence IC] [PMID 7579704]; GO_process: GO:0035024 - negative regulation of Rho protein signal transduction [Evidence IGI,IMP] [PMID 17914457]; GO_process: GO:0043547 - positive regulation of GTPase activity [Evidence IEA]; GO_process: GO:0043087 - regulation of GTPase activity [Evidence IEA]; GO_process: GO:0051056 - regulation of small GTPase mediated signal transduction [Evidence IEA]; GO_process: GO:0007165 - signal transduction [Evidence IEA]; GO_process: GO:0007264 - small GTPase mediated signal transduction [Evidence IEA]): MERRTQALRGGSAAGGSDGLNAAKDGWVNRHASSASATTAVAGSGSGAGISSSASSNTLVPSGSISSNLTALASGPGGSGGTNGAAVTSQVYSWRLTRAVLKNGTLLLYKPPTDLGIKSFDPSLEPAHPLSPNLSSPTSATSGGGGHKRVGSVSTATAASSSSASVSAAAAAAGSRSFHSLSYRGFDVHPDLLFDSQGKIVNGSFEAICHSILFTGDEDFATTAVLTIPLMGDVVRALEMMKEYVLSVARQAHSGGGGPNAQAIAVRVKLVIDTMLTNFKGMLLNNSIHASLQQLADSVSSYNDQISTALKLSIYQKHQRMNKMLTYTREDTEVLWSMQQKVTDSMSERLHAFLGRIDSSIGSDSISSIANLPPRQQVAHNLSGSGSGGGSGGTGGVGGGLSAQQLNIPPDLFIELTSTDFLANQISCFHLKFYKQWSPAIDISLLFKTNYSYHRYNPLVFDANNLHFLGVLLIDHLLSPKYSKLFDNSYRGRLLTHWINLGNSLKVCGDLVGWVAIVTAICSPAILRLRECWAYVPIELRENVGKDWGHELFELDRRAKMDLMSKRTFRVATEDIGVTYPKERSISFFADLTVKIDEGATSYKMCEDRVNRVRTVINSWKYFFDRIPQNDTFGLPPQPNAAVQKLLHSLLVTNYETPQLTQEEIFKLSLSVDPPKFGNYLKYHYSQQSPLMTGSFLPLIFTDTNATYKLFTKSSLISALSGVAGTGGASALSSSNKRLVRSGTTRSSDGTNASTIPTSASSNFYTHGGHSTLSTSSTLLSGGRNASTNLHRSNSFPPSNTKSSAMTTGVQDIDYFSREFVAKYASQHILMKNIRDVLNMGAKLYHINEDIVLKSLSEEYNSRPSSMIEAPSKHLSMSSRRVSTQFGSTVSPRTSVNGGTPDFSKVFESFAVSIDVVVKSANLERLVDILVLGVNGFASFVNQQDVDRQGNLPDFRIDMNVHTLTFFATFRSFCSPLELLTSLRKRFVGARSAAMSIDELTDKEREVAFDDVQFPNWDPVCEIPLDNNRAWGIVAQIQIGVLEACHLWVSQYFSDFADNVSLKEQFLELTEIFGTDIASWKGLQASSQINEDYSGYLETMEVLQKKVRNLFYKKSYRPNDVCPLIPQNPVGMRYENLPVGNTNVTFMKLEKFIDDINLVVSEYLGMVSVKEWMELFETLELQSAEINGFFHYSPPPYSSEDDFVIQDIFTYLESLYRENANGERAKTLDFFPPSIQELFRLRHNIISYLTYQIGDPLIHKDDRIQRMISILRMIGISKARMTFLDLFPKDETTDSDQLWMSQADNSGISTSVPSFIESCVIASVLRPESRLFANSWMQASREICKLYHRSSNPTSFASLEMFVPVIRGENLVFSGSKQPLSPCVGWTIERMFEIVCYVPNMSVENSSLINFDKRRFIYNLITNVSEMKGEIEDDNEDGSRVSNGSHRIQTVARRIAYIVNPDKTLYYTDKRTLKESVARDTKEYPRSYSKNKVFTSYVTLEAEKLKRDVRQRELIERQYRDVKKSLKSRYGSSSSSSGTIGSQTLSDKKSQRSRFGGLFKAVRPISMAFSGTFIPPSDRIVSVYELPDISTISDSKCKLLASINLANCDIIAVPNQHGNYGLFKVVVQDNNGSELVFQGLSDEDAAEWVRLATTGKRYATLRGQLQPSSSSSSPNAPASPVAFTRVFGVPIAVVCEREARDIPMVVDVLLNEIESRGLDEVGLYRVSGSLASVHALKAAFDSGQEVDMEDDRWFDINTVAGCFKLYLRELREPLLTTELFPEFVQCGSSGAGTEDMLKQLRVSIRKLPAPNYNLLRRLLRHLGQVAEHEANNKMKTPNLAIVFSMSFLPASAVDQMKAMQNVLNTMIIHHERLFGDDQPVEYSTEAAEITANTADLSLGETTNSHDQNHNTASDNQPDSSEPSTTHSGTENTDSQLPTGNQAGSKHDRDSFTEVSAY, from the coding sequence ATGGAGCGGAGGACACAGGCGTTGCGGGGTGGTAGCGCTGCGGGTGGTAGTGACGGGCTGAATGCTGCGAAAGACGGGTGGGTCAATAGACATGCGTCGTCAGCGTCTGCCACGACGGCTGTAGCAGGGTCGGGAAGCGGTGCTGGGATTTCTAGCAGTGCCTCGTCGAATACTCTGGTGCCGAGTGGGTCGATTAGCTCGAATTTGACGGCGTTGGCTAGCGGTCCTGGCGGTTCAGGTGGTACGAATGGTGCAGCAGTTACGAGCCAGGTTTATAGCTGGCGTCTGACAAGAGCTGTACTCAAAAATGGCACTTTACTGCTGTATAAACCACCGACGGATCTGGGTATAAAATCGTTTGACCCGTCTTTAGAGCCTGCACATCCTTTATCACCCAATTTGAGCTCGCCGACATCTGCCaccagtggtggtggaggtcATAAAAGAGTGGGTTCGGTGTCTACAgccacagcagcatcttcttcctcagcaTCAGtctcagcagctgcagcagcagcgggcTCGCGATCatttcattctctttcATACCGGGGATTCGACGTGCATCCGGATCTATTGTTCGATTCACAGGGCAAAATTGTCAATGGCAGTTTCGAGGCCATTTGTCATAGCATTTTATTCACCGGTGACGAAGATTTTGCCACGACTGCGGTACTGACGATTCCTTTGATGGGTGATGTAGTAAGAGCCCTGGAAATGATGAAGGAATATGTTTTATCGGTAGCAAGACAGGCACACAGCGGTGGTGGAGGGCCGAATGCCCAGGCCATTGCAGTTCGTGTCAAGCTCGTTATTGATACAATGCTGACCAATTTCAAGGGCATGTTGCTTAATAACTCGATTCATGCATCACTTCAACAACTAGCAGATTCTGTATCATCATACAATGACCAGATTTCCACCGCTTTGAAACTGTCTATTTATCAAAAACATCAACGAATGAACAAAATGCTTACTTATACACGAGAAGACACCGAGGTGTTGTGGAGTATGCAACAAAAAGTAACTGATTCCATGTCTGAACGACTACACGCATTTTTGGGTCGAATCGACTCTTCCATTGGCAGCGATTCTATTAGCAGTATTGCCAATCTGCCGCCTCGCCAGCAGGTAGCTCATAATTTgtctggttctggttctggtggtggaagTGGAGGTACTGGAGGTGTCGGTGGTGGACTGTCTGCACAACAACTCAATATTCCCCCggatttgtttattgagCTGACATCAACTGACTTTTTAGCCAACCAGATCTCCTGTTTCCATTTAAAATTTTATAAACAGTGGTCTCCTGCCATTGACATTTCGCTGCTGTTCAAGACCAATTATAGTTATCATCGGTATAACCCGCTAGTGTTTGACGCGAATAATCTACACTTTTTGGGTGTGTTGCTGATTGATCATTTATTGAGTCCCAAGTATTCGAAACTGTTTGATAATTCGTACAGAGGAAGACTTTTGACACACTGGATTAATCTTGGCAATTCGTTGAAAGTGTGTGGTGATTTAGTAGGTTGGGTGGCTATTGTCACGGCTATTTGCTCACCGGCCATTCTACGGTTACGTGAGTGTTGGGCATATGTACCAATTGAGCTGCGAGAAAATGTTGGCAAAGATTGGGGTCACGAGTTATTTGAACTCGATCGAAGGGCCAAAATGGATCTCATGTCCAAACGTACTTTTAGAGTGGCCACTGAAGATATTGGCGTGACATATCCCAAAGAACGATCCATTAGCTTTTTTGCTGATTTGACGGTCAAGATAGACGAGGGTGCTACAAGCTACAAAATGTGTGAAGATCGTGTCAACCGAGTACGTACTGTTATCAACAGTTGGAAATACTTTTTTGATCGCATCCCTCAAAATGACACTTTTGGACTTCCTCCACAACCTAATGCAGCGGTTCAAAAGCTACTGCATTCACTTTTAGTGACAAACTACGAAACACCACAATTGACACAGGAGGAAATCTTTAAATTGTCGCTTTCGGTTGACCCACCAAAATTCGGAAACTACCTAAAATACCATTATTCCCAGCAGTCACCATTGATGACGGGATCGTTTTTGCCACTCATATTCACCGACACAAATGCCACCTATAAACTATTCACCAAATCATCATTAATATCAGCATTGAGTGGAGTGGCTGGCACCGGAGGCGCATCTGCCCTTTCATCATCTAACAAACGACTTGTACGTTCGGGAACCACCAGGTCGAGCGATGGTACAAACGCGTCGACAATTCCAACCTCTGCAAGTAGCAATTTCTACACACACGGCGGCCATTCTACATTGTCAACCAGCTCAACTCTGTTATCTGGAGGTCGCAATGCATCGACTAATTTACACCGATCCAACAGTTTCCCACCATCAAATACAAAATCATCAGCCATGACTACTGGTGTGCAAGATATTGACTATTTCAGTCGAGAGTTTGTAGCCAAGTACGCCAGTCAACACATTCTCATGAAAAATATCCGCGATGTTCTCAACATGGGAGCTAAGTTGTACCATATTAACGAGGATATCGTGCTCAAGTCGCTCTCTGAGGAATACAATTCCCGTCCCTCGAGTATGATAGAAGCACCATCCAAACATTTATCCATGTCATCTCGCCGGGTCTCGACACAATTCGGGTCTACCGTTAGCCCTAGAACTTCTGTTAATGGAGGAACTCCCGATTTCTCCAAGGTTTTTGAGAGTTTTGCTGTGTCTATTGACGTTGTTGTCAAATCTGCTAATCTTGAACGGTTGGTAGATATTTTGGTGCTCGGAGTCAATGGATTCGCTTCGTTTGTTAACCAACAAGACGTTGATCGACAAGGTAACTTGCCGGACTTTAGAATTGACATGAATGTACATACACTTACATTTTTTGCTACATTTCGAAGTTTCTGCTCGCCATTGGAGTTATTGACAAGTTTGCGCAAGCGTTTTGTGGGCGCTCGCTCTGCAGCCATGTCTATTGACGAGCTGACTGATAAAGAGCGTGAAGTGGCTTTTGATGACGTGCAGTTCCCCAACTGGGACCCTGTGTGTGAGATTCCACTTGATAATAACCGTGCTTGGGGTATTGTGGCCCAGATTCAAATTGGTGTCTTAGAAGCGTGTCATTTGTGGGTTTCGCAATACTTTTCTGATTTTGCAGATAATGTCAGTTTGAAGGAGCAATTTCTTGAACTTACTGAAATCTTTGGTACTGATATTGCTTCCTGGAAGGGATTACAAGCCTCTTCACAAATCAATGAGGACTATAGTGGATACCTTGAAACAATGGAGGTTTTGCAGAAAAAGGTGCGCAATTTGTTTTATAAAAAGTCCTATCGTCCCAACGATGTTTGTCCGTTGATTCCTCAAAACCCAGTGGGTATGCGATACGAGAATTTGCCAGTTGGCAACACCAATGTCACGTTTATGAAGCTAGAAAAGTttattgatgatatcaatcTCGTTGTCTCAGAGTATCTCGGCATGGTGAGCGTAAAGGAATGGATGGAGCTTTTCGAGACACTCGAATTGCAAAGTGCAGAAATCAATGGATTTTTCCATTACTCACCTCCACCGTATTCcagtgaagatgattttgtGATTCAAGATATTTTCACTTATTTAGAGTCTCTTTACCGAGAAAATGCCAATGGAGAACGAGCAAAGACTCTGGATTTCTTCCCTCCTTCCATCCAGGAGCTATTCAGACTGCGTCATAATATCATCTCATACCTGACATACCAGATTGGTGATCCATTAATCCACAAGGACGACCGTATACAACGTATGATTAGTATATTACGTATGATTGGTATTTCCAAGGCTCGTATGACGTTCTTAGACTTGTTCCCCAAGGATGAGACTACCGACTCGGACCAGTTATGGATGAGCCAAGCCGACAACAGTGGCATTTCAACATCAGTGCCTTCGTTTATCGAATCGTGTGTTATTGCATCGGTATTGAGACCGGAAAGTCGTCTGTTTGCCAACTCTTGGATGCAGGCTAGCAGAGAAATTTGTAAATTGTATCACAGAAGCAGCAACCCGACTTCATTTGCCAGTCTTGAAATGTTTGTACCAGTAATTCGTGGTGAGAATTTGGTATTCTCAGGGTCAAAACAACCATTGTCTCCATGCGTTGGTTGGACTATTGAACGCATGTTTGAGATTGTGTGCTATGTTCCCAACATGTCGGTTGAAAACAGCAGTCTCATCAATTTCGACAAGCGACGATTCATCTATAACCTGATTACCAACGTCAGCGAAATGAAAGGCGAGATTGAAGACGACAATGAAGATGGAAGTCGGGTGTCTAACGGCAGTCACCGTATTCAAACTGTTGCTAGACGGATTGCGTACATTGTCAATCCCGACAAAACATTGTATTATACAGATAAACGAACGCTCAAGGAGTCGGTTGCTCGTGATACCAAGGAGTACCCACGATCGTACTCTAAAAACAAGGTTTTCACTAGTTACGTGACGCTAGAAGCCGAGAAGCTGAAGCGCGATGTCAGACAGCGCGAGTTGATTGAACGACAGTACCGCGACGTTAAAAAGTCATTGAAATCTCGATATGGAAGCTCATCTTCTAGCTCGGGAACGATTGGCTCACAAACATTGAGCGATAAAAAGAGCCAAAGATCGAGGTTTGGCGGGTTGTTTAAAGCGGTACGTCCTATTTCAATGGCGTTTTCAGGAACTTTCATTCCTCCCTCGGACCGTATTGTCAGTGTGTATGAACTGCCCGACATTTCAACTATTAGCGACTCGAAATGTAAATTGCTGGCATCGATTAACCTGGCAAACTGTGATATCATTGCAGTGCCTAACCAGCATGGCAATTACGGACTTTTcaaggtggtggtgcaaGATAACAACGGATCTGAACTGGTGTTCCAAGGGTTGAGTGATGAAGACGCCGCCGAGTGGGTGCGACTGGCAACTACTGGCAAGCGATATGCCACATTACGAGGGCAACTTCAaccatcgtcgtcatcgtcgtcaccCAATGCACCAGCATCTCCAGTCGCATTCACACGTGTATTTGGCGTTCCAATTGCAGTTGTGTGTGAACGAGAAGCTCGAGACATTCCCatggttgttgatgttctGTTGAACGAGATTGAAAGCCGTGGATTGGACGAGGTCGGATTATACAGGGTATCCGGATCATTGGCTAGTGTACACGCGTTAAAGGCAGCATTCGACTCTGGTCAGGAGGTTGATATGGAAGACGATAGATGGTTCGATATCAATACCGTGGCAGGATGTTTCAAACTGTACTTACGAGAACTTCGTGAACCATTGCTGACGACCGAGCTGTTCCCAGAGTTCGTACAATGCGGATcgtctggtgctggaactGAAGACATGCTCAAACAATTGCGTGTTTCTATTAGAAAGTTACCTGCACCTAACTATAATCTATTGAGACGACTCCTGAGGCACTTGGGCCAAGTTGCAGAGCACGAGGccaataataaaatgaaGACCCCGAACCTGGCAATTGTATTTTCAATGAGTTTCCTGCCTGCCAGCGCTGTCGACCAAATGAAAGCCATGCAGAACGTGCTCAACACCATGATCATTCACCACGAGCGACTTTTTGGCGACGACCAGCCTGTAGAATACTCCACAGAAGCCGCCGAAATCACTGCGAATACCGCCGACCTTTCACTTGGCGAAACCACCAACTCGCACGACCAAAACCACAATACAGCCTCTGACAATCAACCCGACTCCAGCGAACCTTCTACAACCCACTCTGGTACTGAAAACACCGACTCACAACTCCCAACTGGCAATCAAGCAGGCTCCAAACACGACAGAGACAGTTTCACTGAGGTCAGCGCCTACTAA
- the MDM34 gene encoding ERMES complex subunit MDM34: MSFKFNWNSFNDESFYTRAKKLLTDALNKSNKPPIIVDKIIVQDLSLGSEAPDLEILEIGDLADDRFRGIFKLTYSGNASITLATKVQANPLNVYAQNAPGFCMPQFLGASSSLAMPLNLTLSDIVLSGIIILVFSKAKGLTLVFRNDPLEKIKVSSTFDALPGIAKFLQVQIENQIRVLFREELPTILHKLSQKWTPSGSEMSELMSLKSHTSSPISTEPSSPRLKPVSLMEINPDMPEFSPTNMLKLEALCASQRTLNLFTPAIPEAVYRSSLESFENARRKNGRDVQSLVGGDDLYDVMRLQTKQAQNRSSNITPKRRVIKIKRNKASDSTNSDTPSAEASAASTPISSSTPTSASTATSASSNTTSSTNTSSSLSPSSSNTSSNSSADLNSSKTTSIAFLPVIDESLASTSAIPSLDLKLPRQRRESILKPTSILEQDGKQAPSSKHEHEHVHWTHENALPKDKLFKDFFSRNVNIRPDDHTNNPPPPAYVA, from the coding sequence ATGTCGTTCAAATTCAACTGGAACTCGTTTAATGACGAGTCTTTCTACACACGAGCGAAGAAGTTGCTCACTGATGCGCTGAACAAGTCCAACAAACCTCCTATTATTGTCGACAAGATTATTGTTCAGGATTTATCTCTTGGAAGTGAGGCTCCTGATTTAGAAATCCTCGAAATTGGCGACTTGGCTGATGACAGGTTTCGTGGCATTTTTAAACTCACTTATTCTGGCAATGCTTCTATAACTCTGGCTACTAAAGTACAGGCCAATCCATTGAATGTGTATGCACAGAACGCTCCTGGATTCTGTATGCCACAGTTTTTGGGAGCTTCGTCGTCTCTGGCTATGCCTTTAAATCTCACATTGTCAGATATAGTGCTTTCAGGAATTATCATTCTGGTGTTTTCAAAAGCCAAAGGTCTGACTCTGGTGTTTAGAAATGACCCATTGGAAAAGATTAAAGTGAGCTCGACGTTTGATGCGTTACCAGGCATTGCCAAGTTCTTACAAGTACAAATTGAGAACCAGATTCGAGTGTTGTTCCGTGAAGAATTACCGACGATTTTACATAAATTGAGTCAGAAATGGACTCCTTCAGGATCGGAGATGTCGGAGCTGATGTCGTTGAAATCACATACCTCGTCTCCTATTTCGACCGAGCCATCGTCTCCACGACTGAAACCAGTGTCGCTGATGGAAATTAACCCTGATATGCCTGAGTTCAGTCCTACAAATATGCTCAAATTAGAAGCTCTGTGTGCCAGTCAACGAACACTCAACTTGTTCACACCCGCTATCCCGGAAGCTGTATACCGGTCCAGTTTAGAATCTTTTGAGAATGCTCGACGCAAAAATGGCCGCGATGTACAGAGTCTTGTTGGCGGCGACGATTTGTACGATGTCATGAGACTACAAACCAAACAGGCTCAAAACAGATCTTCCAACATCACACCCAAACGACGAGTTATCAAGATTAAGCGTAACAAGGCATCCGACTCTACAAATTCTGATACTCCTTCTGCCGAggcatctgctgcttctacaCCTATTTCATCAAGTACTCCAACATCTGCATCGACAGCCacatctgcttcttcaaataccacctccagcaccaacacTTCTTCGTCCCTCAGCCCTTCATCTTCTAACACATCTTCCAACTCTTCAGCCGATCTGAACTCGTCGAAAACCACATCCATTGCATTTTTACCGGTCATTGACGAGTCTCTGGCCTCGACGTCTGCGATCCCTTCACTCGATCTCAAACTTCCAAGACAGCGACGCGAGTCGATTCTTAAACCTACTTCGATCCTTGAACAAGACGGAAAGCAAGCTCCTTCGTCCAAACATGAACACGAACATGTTCACTGGACCCATGAAAACGCTCTCCCCAAAGATAAACTGTTCAAAGACTTCTTCAGTCGCAACGTCAACATCCGTCCCGACGACCATACAAACAACCCACCTCCACCGGCCTATGTCGCCTAG